In the Opitutaceae bacterium genome, one interval contains:
- a CDS encoding GFA family protein, whose amino-acid sequence MPSTLIHGGCACSAIRYEASGPVYFQTNCHCANCRRAIGAQTVAWIVVDRAGFRIISGQPTRYRTDTGAWRSFCGRCGTSLTYESDNRPDRVDITTGSLDDPESFPPLDDTHADEKLSWVPLVENPAEDVEAPSN is encoded by the coding sequence ATGCCCTCTACCCTGATTCACGGCGGCTGCGCCTGCAGCGCGATTCGTTATGAGGCCTCCGGCCCCGTTTATTTTCAAACCAATTGCCATTGCGCGAATTGCCGGCGGGCCATCGGCGCCCAGACCGTCGCCTGGATCGTGGTGGACCGTGCCGGATTTCGGATCATTTCCGGGCAGCCGACGCGCTACCGGACGGACACCGGAGCCTGGCGCAGCTTCTGCGGCCGCTGTGGCACCTCCCTCACCTATGAAAGTGACAATCGGCCCGACAGGGTCGACATCACGACCGGAAGCCTCGACGACCCTGAATCCTTTCCGCCTCTTGACGATACCCACGCCGACGAGAAGCTGTCCTGGGTTCCGCTCGTCGAAAATCCGGCTGAAGACGTTGAGGCTCCGTCCAATTGA
- a CDS encoding VOC family protein has translation MKIEHTAFNVAEPAAVASWFRDHLGMKIVRRMDTPPFMHFLADDSGNTLLEIYNNPPDEVPAYAEMNPLLFHLAFVSPDPVADRDRLVAAGAGFVDEVHTPAGDHLIMLRDPWGHCIQLCRRATPMLRET, from the coding sequence ATGAAGATCGAACACACTGCTTTCAACGTAGCCGAACCCGCCGCCGTCGCTTCCTGGTTCCGGGATCATCTGGGCATGAAGATCGTCCGCCGGATGGACACACCGCCCTTCATGCACTTCCTGGCCGACGACAGCGGAAACACCCTGCTGGAGATCTACAACAATCCACCCGACGAGGTCCCGGCCTACGCGGAGATGAATCCATTGCTCTTCCACCTCGCCTTCGTTTCCCCAGACCCGGTGGCGGACCGGGATCGGCTTGTCGCAGCGGGGGCGGGCTTTGTCGACGAAGTGCACACCCCGGCCGGCGATCACCTGATCATGCTCCGTGATCCCTGGGGACACTGTATTCAGCTTTGCCGGCGGGCAACCCCGATGCTGCGGGAAACCTGA
- a CDS encoding YMGG-like glycine zipper-containing protein: protein MIKKYAIIPIFGLMLGGMSAQADVLELKNGNVLNGTFHGGTATAVEFEAYGNVLTLATSEIATLTFSTPPAPAAPAPQAAPPSPPQPVAVVPREVTLPAGTQLLVRMKDSVSSQSPAGTPFTTRLEYDLYADGVKVVPGGAVIYGTVQSSSQARRARGHSTLDLRLTRIALAGGNVTIVSSPFQQAGERAIKDAARGAAAGAAIGALVDGSDGAAEGAAIGAVAGALKRGDSIVVPPNTMLEFSLTQPVTIKVGN from the coding sequence ATGATCAAGAAATACGCAATCATCCCCATCTTCGGGCTGATGCTCGGCGGCATGTCCGCCCAAGCCGACGTGCTCGAACTCAAGAACGGCAATGTGCTGAACGGCACATTCCACGGTGGGACGGCCACCGCGGTCGAATTCGAGGCCTATGGCAATGTCCTGACGCTGGCCACCAGCGAAATTGCCACCCTGACCTTCAGCACGCCGCCGGCACCGGCGGCACCGGCACCACAGGCGGCACCGCCCTCTCCGCCTCAGCCCGTGGCGGTTGTCCCCCGGGAGGTGACGCTTCCCGCCGGCACCCAGCTGCTCGTTCGAATGAAGGACAGTGTTTCCTCACAAAGTCCCGCGGGTACCCCGTTCACGACCCGGCTTGAGTACGACCTCTATGCCGATGGCGTCAAGGTTGTGCCGGGCGGTGCGGTCATCTACGGCACCGTCCAGAGTTCCTCCCAGGCACGCCGGGCCCGCGGCCATTCCACTCTCGACCTTCGCCTGACCCGCATCGCCCTCGCAGGTGGCAATGTGACCATCGTCTCGTCGCCCTTCCAGCAGGCGGGCGAACGGGCGATCAAGGACGCGGCCCGCGGAGCGGCCGCCGGGGCCGCCATCGGCGCGCTGGTGGACGGCAGTGACGGCGCCGCGGAAGGCGCCGCGATCGGTGCGGTCGCCGGAGCCCTCAAAAGGGGCGACTCCATCGTCGTCCCGCCCAATACCATGCTCGAGTTCAGCCTGACCCAGCCCGTCACGATCAAAGTCGGCAACTGA
- a CDS encoding ABC transporter ATP-binding protein, which translates to MSTPSAPDHASNGAIIMRLLRISWQYRRACTLVLTLQLVLVAMGLGGLGLIGLAIDFLRHQLDPSVKPPLWPLGLEPPTTWAPLQTIIAISLAIALIALVRGLLESSFQIALSRLVHQKITYNIRSEVFTKLQRLSFRFFDNNASGAIINRVSGDVQTLRLFIEGVLMQSIVLLLTLGVYLVYMLNIHVGLTLACLSVMPLIGVATIVFSRIVRPAYRRVRVLMDDLVLVFSETIAGIRTVKVFDLEAHQIEQFREANQRTRRQQFSIFRKVSAFRPLVDWLTQSTLFILLGYGGYLVVRGQIPIGAGLVVFARLLQQAANQVSSIADVADSIQQSLIGARRIFEILDAPAEVESPPDARPIHRARGEVVFERVAFEYRDGKAVLHDIDFRVRPGEMIALAGATGAGKSTLLSLIPRFYDPTGGVVRLDGQNLRNLRLDDLRRQIGIVFQNNFLFSNTIAWNIAYGHREATVEQIERAARTACAHDFIMEFPDGYETILGESGMNLSGGQRQRLAIARAVLLEPPILLLDDPTASVDPETEFEILEAINRAVEGRTTFIVAHRLSTLARADRIVVLRGGRVVQIGHHRDLMKNPGLYREAIDVQAIDAESLDLLRQADVRRKKEGR; encoded by the coding sequence ATGTCGACTCCGTCAGCACCCGATCACGCGAGCAATGGCGCCATCATCATGCGCCTGCTCCGTATCAGCTGGCAGTATCGGCGGGCCTGCACGCTTGTTCTCACCCTGCAACTGGTGCTGGTGGCGATGGGCCTGGGGGGGCTGGGGCTGATCGGTCTGGCCATTGATTTTCTCCGGCACCAGTTGGATCCGTCGGTGAAACCGCCTCTCTGGCCCCTGGGCCTGGAGCCCCCAACGACCTGGGCGCCCCTCCAGACCATCATCGCGATCAGTCTTGCCATCGCCCTGATTGCGCTGGTTCGCGGGCTTCTCGAAAGCAGTTTCCAGATCGCTCTCTCCAGACTGGTTCACCAGAAGATCACCTACAATATCCGGTCGGAGGTCTTCACCAAGCTGCAGCGGTTGAGCTTCCGGTTTTTTGACAACAACGCGAGCGGTGCCATCATCAACCGGGTTTCGGGAGACGTGCAGACCCTTCGCCTCTTCATTGAAGGGGTGCTCATGCAGAGCATTGTCCTGCTCCTCACCCTCGGGGTCTACCTGGTTTACATGCTGAATATCCATGTCGGCCTGACCCTGGCCTGTCTCTCGGTCATGCCGCTGATCGGCGTGGCCACCATCGTTTTCTCGCGGATCGTTCGCCCGGCCTACCGAAGGGTGCGGGTCTTGATGGACGATCTCGTCCTGGTCTTTTCCGAAACGATCGCCGGTATCCGCACGGTCAAGGTCTTTGATCTGGAAGCACACCAGATTGAGCAGTTCCGCGAGGCCAATCAGCGAACCCGCCGCCAGCAGTTCTCGATTTTCAGGAAAGTATCCGCGTTTCGCCCTCTGGTGGATTGGCTGACCCAGAGCACGCTCTTCATTCTGCTTGGTTATGGAGGCTACCTGGTCGTGCGGGGCCAGATACCGATCGGGGCCGGCCTCGTGGTCTTTGCCCGCCTGCTCCAGCAGGCCGCCAATCAGGTATCGTCCATCGCCGATGTGGCCGACTCCATCCAACAGAGCCTGATCGGCGCCCGGCGCATTTTCGAGATTCTTGATGCGCCGGCGGAGGTGGAATCGCCGCCGGACGCCCGGCCGATTCACCGGGCCCGGGGCGAGGTGGTCTTTGAAAGGGTTGCCTTCGAATACCGGGATGGGAAAGCGGTCCTCCACGACATCGACTTTCGGGTGCGTCCCGGCGAAATGATTGCCCTGGCCGGAGCCACCGGGGCGGGCAAGAGCACACTCCTGAGTCTGATACCCCGCTTCTATGATCCGACCGGGGGCGTTGTCCGGCTCGATGGACAGAATCTGCGGAACCTGCGGCTCGATGATCTGCGTCGTCAGATCGGGATCGTCTTCCAGAACAACTTTCTCTTCAGCAATACGATCGCCTGGAATATCGCCTACGGTCATCGCGAAGCGACAGTCGAGCAGATCGAAAGGGCGGCCCGGACCGCCTGTGCGCACGACTTCATCATGGAGTTCCCGGATGGCTACGAGACGATCCTGGGCGAAAGCGGGATGAACCTGTCCGGCGGCCAGCGCCAACGCCTGGCCATCGCCCGGGCCGTCCTGCTCGAGCCGCCCATCCTGCTGCTGGACGATCCGACCGCTTCGGTCGATCCGGAAACGGAGTTTGAGATTCTCGAAGCGATCAACCGTGCGGTCGAAGGGCGCACCACCTTCATCGTGGCCCACCGCCTGAGCACCCTGGCCCGGGCCGATCGCATCGTGGTCCTGAGGGGAGGGCGGGTCGTCCAGATCGGCCACCACCGCGACCTCATGAAGAACCCCGGACTCTACCGCGAAGCGATTGATGTCCAGGCGATCGATGCGGAGAGTCTGGATCTTTTGCGTCAGGCCGATGTCCGCAGAAAGAAGGAGGGGAGATGA
- a CDS encoding ABC transporter ATP-binding protein: MSTVRHDLSLARIDRRERDARERPLDFRILGRLFGYTRPFAAKRNVLFSLVVLRGLQMPLIAWSLGAVINGPITLGNPAGIAWGVVGFIALCTFASLTMLFRFRLGMQIAEDVVYTLRNEIMEHLMRMPMGYFDRSRLGSIISRMTSDIDTLRRGVQVVFFASIMQGGQMVGAAVFMLYYNWRLFLVILLAAPFVHLLNLSFRKRMSRASRTLQESFSRVIATISESVKGIRVTQGFVREDVNAGLFDDLAEDHAGYNVALDRSSAQYMPALEFSSQVCVAAILLVGGWRALLPVDPMPVGDLITFFFLTNLFFNPIARLGRHFSFALRSMAGAERIFGLLDRKPDWSDRADATPLPRIEGRVEFREVSFRYEPQKPVLRGISFLAEPGQTVALVGPTGSGKSTVINLLCKFYLADSGEIRIDGREIGSVTSPSLNRQMGIVLQQNFLFKGSIMENIRIGRLGATDAEVIEAVRSLDCLDLIEGLPGRFDTEVSEDGIGLSQGQQQLVCFARAMLANPRILILDEATSSIDTLTEARLQTALARLLKGRTSFVVAHRLSTIRKADQVLVLDQGRIVERGCHLELLRRDGTYAALYRQFADSEGSRPE, encoded by the coding sequence ATGAGCACGGTCCGGCACGACCTCTCTCTCGCCCGGATCGATCGGAGGGAACGCGATGCCCGGGAGCGTCCCCTCGACTTCCGGATTCTCGGTCGGCTTTTCGGCTATACCCGGCCGTTTGCGGCGAAACGAAACGTTCTCTTCTCCCTGGTGGTTCTTCGGGGCCTGCAGATGCCGTTGATTGCCTGGTCGCTGGGAGCGGTCATCAACGGGCCGATTACTCTGGGGAACCCGGCCGGCATAGCCTGGGGAGTGGTGGGTTTCATCGCGCTCTGCACCTTCGCCTCCCTGACCATGCTCTTCCGCTTCCGACTCGGGATGCAGATCGCGGAGGACGTGGTTTACACCCTGCGCAACGAAATCATGGAACACCTCATGCGGATGCCGATGGGGTATTTCGACCGTTCCCGCCTCGGGTCCATCATCAGCCGGATGACCTCGGACATCGACACACTGCGACGGGGGGTCCAGGTCGTCTTCTTTGCCAGCATCATGCAGGGTGGGCAAATGGTCGGGGCCGCCGTGTTCATGCTCTACTACAACTGGAGACTGTTCCTCGTCATCCTGCTGGCGGCACCGTTCGTCCATCTCTTGAATCTCTCATTCCGCAAGCGGATGAGCCGCGCCTCGCGGACCTTGCAGGAGAGCTTTTCCCGGGTGATCGCGACCATCTCGGAATCGGTCAAGGGCATCCGGGTCACCCAGGGCTTTGTCCGGGAGGACGTGAATGCGGGGCTCTTTGATGATCTGGCCGAGGATCACGCGGGCTACAACGTGGCGCTCGACCGCAGTTCCGCCCAATACATGCCCGCGCTGGAGTTCAGCTCCCAGGTCTGTGTCGCGGCCATCCTTCTGGTCGGAGGCTGGCGGGCCCTGCTGCCGGTCGATCCCATGCCGGTCGGCGACCTCATCACCTTCTTCTTCCTGACCAATCTTTTCTTCAATCCGATCGCCCGACTCGGACGGCACTTCTCGTTCGCTCTTCGATCCATGGCCGGCGCCGAGCGGATTTTCGGTCTGCTCGACCGCAAGCCGGACTGGTCGGACCGCGCCGATGCGACGCCACTTCCGCGGATCGAGGGGAGGGTTGAATTCCGGGAGGTCTCCTTCCGCTATGAACCGCAGAAGCCGGTTCTGCGCGGCATCAGTTTTCTGGCCGAACCGGGCCAGACCGTCGCGCTGGTCGGTCCGACTGGAAGCGGCAAGAGCACGGTAATCAATCTGCTCTGCAAATTCTATCTCGCCGATTCGGGCGAGATCCGGATCGATGGACGTGAGATCGGCTCGGTCACCTCGCCATCGCTGAACCGCCAGATGGGCATCGTCCTGCAGCAGAATTTCCTCTTCAAGGGTTCGATCATGGAGAATATCCGGATCGGGCGTCTCGGGGCGACAGATGCGGAAGTCATCGAGGCGGTTCGGTCGCTCGACTGCCTTGATCTGATCGAGGGTTTGCCGGGGCGATTCGATACCGAGGTCTCGGAGGATGGGATCGGGCTGTCACAGGGTCAGCAACAGCTGGTCTGCTTCGCCCGTGCCATGCTGGCCAATCCCCGGATCCTCATCCTCGACGAAGCGACCAGCTCAATCGATACCCTGACGGAAGCCCGGTTGCAGACCGCCCTGGCCCGGCTGCTCAAGGGGCGGACCAGTTTCGTGGTGGCGCATCGCCTCAGCACCATACGAAAGGCCGATCAGGTGTTGGTCCTTGACCAGGGCCGGATCGTCGAGCGGGGTTGCCATCTTGAGCTTCTGCGGCGGGATGGCACCTACGCCGCCCTTTACCGTCAGTTCGCGGACAGCGAGGGCTCGCGTCCGGAATGA
- a CDS encoding DUF1254 domain-containing protein: protein MKVKHTLPGLLVAAAALSATLGAASAAPPKYKADVPSRLITPDRVQTGMLGELDFTDGMPSETTVRKTYDFLDLSRSVDAFLNGIPPTSIYAMLEGLKQAGAEPGDLVLWEDLYDARSLLLTPQTTTPYAFAEINVKAEPAIVEVPAGRLVGAVDDAFFRWVTDFGVTGPNQGKGGKYVFVGPDYHGELPDGYRVVNTPTYRNWMFLRALVKDGDLEAATLGLRTQFRIFPLSKLANPPKGKVVNASGAKINTIHANDYNFWEELNAVVQYEPADAFNPEIVGQFAAIGIKKGKPFAPDARMKKILEEGVAVGNATARSITFRPRYESAYFYPGKRQWYSCFTGGSHEFMNNGELVLDDRIMFHYYATAITPAMAKPAVGTGSVYLIGAHDSEGRYLDGSRTYSCTLPGPVPAKDFWSFMVYDNQTRSVLETDQKTGGLDSNNPTVKGNADGSYTMWFGPTPPAGHEGNWIQTMPGKGYNILLRLYGPLEAWFDKTWVPGDLELVE, encoded by the coding sequence CGCCCAAATATAAGGCCGATGTGCCCTCGAGACTGATCACCCCTGATCGGGTACAGACGGGGATGTTGGGCGAACTCGACTTCACGGACGGCATGCCCAGTGAGACCACGGTCAGGAAGACCTACGATTTCCTCGACCTGTCCCGCTCCGTCGATGCGTTTCTCAACGGTATCCCGCCCACGTCCATCTACGCCATGCTGGAAGGCCTCAAGCAGGCCGGCGCGGAACCGGGCGACCTCGTGCTGTGGGAAGACCTCTATGACGCCCGCAGTCTGCTTCTGACGCCTCAGACGACCACGCCCTATGCCTTTGCCGAGATCAACGTCAAGGCGGAGCCGGCCATCGTGGAAGTCCCCGCCGGGCGCCTCGTCGGTGCGGTGGACGATGCGTTCTTCCGCTGGGTGACGGACTTTGGCGTGACCGGTCCCAATCAGGGCAAAGGCGGCAAGTATGTCTTTGTGGGTCCGGATTATCACGGCGAGCTGCCCGATGGCTATCGCGTCGTGAATACCCCCACCTACCGCAACTGGATGTTCCTGCGGGCGCTGGTCAAGGACGGCGACCTGGAAGCGGCCACGCTGGGACTGAGGACCCAGTTCCGCATCTTCCCCCTCTCCAAGCTGGCGAACCCGCCCAAGGGAAAAGTGGTCAACGCTTCAGGAGCGAAAATCAATACGATCCACGCCAACGATTACAACTTCTGGGAGGAATTGAATGCCGTCGTCCAGTACGAGCCCGCCGATGCCTTCAATCCTGAAATAGTGGGTCAGTTCGCCGCCATCGGGATCAAGAAGGGCAAACCCTTCGCGCCGGACGCCCGGATGAAGAAGATCCTCGAAGAGGGCGTGGCCGTCGGCAATGCCACGGCCCGCTCGATCACCTTCCGGCCCCGCTATGAGAGCGCCTATTTCTACCCGGGCAAGCGCCAGTGGTATTCCTGTTTCACGGGTGGCAGCCACGAATTCATGAACAATGGCGAGCTGGTGCTGGATGACCGTATCATGTTCCACTACTACGCCACCGCCATCACCCCGGCCATGGCCAAGCCGGCGGTCGGCACCGGTTCCGTCTACTTGATCGGTGCTCATGACTCGGAAGGCCGCTACCTCGACGGCAGCAGGACCTACTCCTGCACATTGCCGGGCCCGGTTCCCGCCAAGGATTTCTGGTCCTTCATGGTCTATGACAACCAGACCCGTTCGGTTCTGGAAACCGATCAGAAAACCGGCGGGCTCGACAGCAACAATCCGACGGTAAAGGGCAACGCCGACGGCTCCTACACCATGTGGTTCGGGCCGACGCCGCCAGCCGGCCACGAAGGCAACTGGATCCAGACCATGCCCGGCAAGGGCTACAACATCCTCCTGCGCCTCTACGGCCCGCTGGAAGCGTGGTTCGACAAGACCTGGGTGCCCGGCGACCTCGAACTGGTCGAGTGA
- a CDS encoding zinc ribbon domain-containing protein → MAARSQTPSTPEICPVCGEEVPPGARACPGCGADERTGWGDDDASGSVDLPDDDAFDYDAFVEREFGGGARPPGIRTIWWVTAIVLIIAVGVVFILF, encoded by the coding sequence ATGGCCGCACGATCACAGACGCCGTCAACCCCGGAGATCTGCCCGGTTTGTGGCGAAGAGGTGCCACCCGGAGCCCGGGCCTGCCCTGGTTGCGGGGCGGATGAACGGACCGGTTGGGGCGACGACGATGCCTCCGGGAGCGTGGATCTGCCCGATGATGACGCGTTCGACTACGATGCCTTCGTCGAACGCGAATTCGGCGGGGGTGCCCGTCCACCGGGCATCCGGACGATCTGGTGGGTCACCGCCATCGTCCTGATCATCGCCGTTGGCGTGGTCTTCATCCTCTTCTGA